One genomic segment of Deinococcota bacterium includes these proteins:
- a CDS encoding Lrp/AsnC family transcriptional regulator, which translates to MTFDAIDQHILSILRDDGRASHATIAKRVGLSAPAVGERVRKLEGLGVIRGYRAVFDAEALGRGVCAYVSIAPQPRYPAANLVENLGPLPEIEELHAVAGEHGYIAKVRVASTQKLDSFLDRLWMVEGVERTQTTVILRTTVDRPMHLAFGDGTGEPV; encoded by the coding sequence ATGACCTTCGACGCCATCGACCAGCACATCCTCAGCATTCTCCGCGACGACGGCCGCGCCAGCCACGCCACTATCGCCAAGCGGGTGGGCCTGTCGGCGCCCGCCGTGGGCGAGCGGGTGCGCAAGCTCGAGGGCCTGGGGGTCATCCGCGGCTACCGCGCGGTCTTCGATGCCGAGGCCCTGGGCCGCGGCGTTTGCGCCTATGTCTCGATCGCGCCGCAGCCGCGCTATCCCGCCGCCAACCTGGTCGAGAACCTGGGGCCCCTGCCCGAGATCGAGGAGCTTCATGCGGTCGCCGGCGAGCACGGCTACATCGCCAAGGTCCGCGTCGCCAGCACCCAGAAGCTCGACAGCTTCTTGGACCGGCTGTGGATGGTCGAGGGCGTCGAGCGCACCCAGACGACGGTCATCTTGCGGACGACCGTGGACAGGCCCATGCACTTAGCCTTTGGGGACGGGACCGGGGAGCCGGTATGA